In Zingiber officinale cultivar Zhangliang chromosome 3B, Zo_v1.1, whole genome shotgun sequence, a single window of DNA contains:
- the LOC122054773 gene encoding G-type lectin S-receptor-like serine/threonine-protein kinase At4g27290, giving the protein MKTRIALFFSFLFFFVTTFCYRSSARDTLTLSTPLLDAGGAILISDGGRFALGFFSPVGSSNRYIGIWHHNINDNQTVVWVANRKHAITGRSGRLSLTADRGLTVTDGNSTAVWSSHSATVLKNPVAQLLDSGNFVISNDSSVAWQSF; this is encoded by the coding sequence ATGAAGACGAGGATTGcgctcttcttctccttcctcttcttcttcgttACAACTTTCTGCTACCGCTCCAGTGCAAGAGACACCCTAACTCTCTCTACTCCTCTCCTTGACGCCGGCGGAGCGATCTTGATCTCCGATGGCGGTAGATTCGCGCTTGGATTCTTCAGCCCCGTCGGCTCCAGCAATCGCTACATCGGCATATGGCACCACAACATCAACGACAACCaaaccgtggtatgggttgccaACCGCAAACATGCTATCACCGGCCGGTCCGGCCGTCTCTCTCTAACCGCCGACCGAGGACTCACTGTCACCGATGGAAACTCAACTGCTGTTTGGTCCTCCCACTCGGCGACGGTTCTCAAGAACCCCGTCGCGCAACTCCTCGATTCCGGAAACTTCGTGATCAGTAACGACAGCTCTGTAGCGTGGCAGAGCTTC
- the LOC122056243 gene encoding receptor-like serine/threonine-protein kinase SD1-8, whose amino-acid sequence MKIGWDLTTGSNYNLTAWTSESDPAPNGYTMSIDQSGDPQLVVTDGPRLHWRGGPWNGNRFSGISGVQRYRTIGFGFNYVANPHQLFFSMYLNDTSIIDRLVMNTSGAVQHYIWIEDRQIWSLEGFVPQDECDSVARCGPNGVCYPGGSTMCTCLQGFTSPNNSVELDGCVRLTALDCVNGADGFVAQISVKLPDTSTATVDWSMVSLDECRVRCFRNCSCTGYAQANVSGSGNGCVLWWTNLLDIKSNDGGTGQDLFVRVAAADLPSTSAKPGHGSRVVAVIVAPALAVFLLAFIVYWTCWRKKKHGNYFDDETQEEDLDLPIYDLDTIAEATNNFSESNKLGQGGYGPVYKGKLKDGQEIAVKRLSMTSTQGAHEFKNEVTVIAKLQHRNLVRLLGCCIEARERMLIYEFMPNGSLDALLFDKAKSGLLDWKTRYNIIVGIARGMLYLHYDSRLRIIHRDMKASNVLLDKDMDPKISDFGLARAFRGDDAEVNTMRVVGTYGYMSPEYAMNGTFSMKSDVFSFGILILEIINGRRNRGVHNSPFHMTLLDHVWNLWKDGEALKFVDESIVHLFVTSEVLSCIKCGLLCVQERPTDRPTMNRVLKMLDIDVSLLPEPSPPGFVNLRGPLEFESSSTSKSYFVMNDVS is encoded by the exons ATGAAGATAGGATGGGACCTGACGACCGGGAGCAACTACAACCTCACGGCATGGACGAGCGAGAGCGACCCGGCGCCGAATGGCTACACGATGAGCATCGACCAGAGCGGCGACCCGCAGTTGGTTGTAACGGACGGCCCGCGACTGCACTGGCGAGGCGGCCCGTGGAACGGCAACCGGTTTAGCGGCATCAGTGGCGTGCAACGCTACCGCACCATCGGCTTCGGCTTCAACTACGTGGCGAATCCCCaccaactcttcttctccatgtACTTGAACGACACATCGATCATCGATAGGCTTGTGATGAACACCTCAGGCGCCGTGCAGCACTACATCTGGATCGAAGACCGGCAGATATGGTCGCTTGAGGGGTTCGTGCCGCAGGATGAATGCGACAGCGTGGCCCGATGCGGCCCCAACGGCGTCTGCTACCCGGGCGGGTCGACGATGTGCACGTGCCTGCAGGGCTTCACCAGTCCGAATAACAGCGTCGAATTGGACGGCTGCGTCAGGCTCACGGCATTGGACTGCGTCAACGGCGCCGATGGGTTCGTGGCGCAGATCAGCGTGAAGCTTCCCGACACGTCGACGGCGACGGTGGACTGGAGTATGGTGAGCCTCGACGAGTGCAGGGTCCGCTGCTTTAGGAACTGCTCCTGCACCGGCTACGCGCAGGCCAACGTCAGCGGCAGTGGCAACGGATGCGTTCTCTGGTGGACCAATCTACTGGATATCAAGTCCAACGACGGCGGAACAGGGCAGGATCTCTTCGTCAGAGTAGCAGCAGCCGATCTCCCAA GCACATCGGCAAAGCCTGGTCATGGGAGTCGTGTGGTTGCAGTCATTGTGGCCCCTGCTCTGGCTGTTTTTCTACTGGCATTCATTGTTTATTGGACTTGCTGGAGGAAGAAGAAAC ATGGCAATTATTTTGATGATGAGACTCAAGAGGAGGATTTGGACCTACCAATATACGATCTAGACACCATTGCAGAAGCCACCAATAACTTCTCAGAAAGCAACAAGCTTGGACAGGGAGGTTACGGGCCAGTATACAAA GGTAAGCTTAAGGATGGACAAGAGATAGCTGTGAAGAGGCTATCGATGACATCAACTCAGGGTGCCCATGAGTTCAAAAACGAGGTAACGGTGATTGCTAAGTTACAACATCGAAACCTTGTTCGACTTCTCGGATGTTGCATCGAAGCAAGGGAAAGGATGTTGATCTACGAGTTCATGCCTAATGGAAGCTTGGATGCCCTTCTATTTG ATAAGGCAAAAAGTGGATTGCTGGATTGGAAAACACGATACAACATCATAGTTGGGATCGCTCGAGGAATGTTGTATTTGCACTATGACTCTAGGCTAAGAATCATCCATCGAGACATGAAAGCTAGTAATGTTCTTCTCGACAAGGACATGGATCCTAAAATATCAGACTTTGGACTAGCGAGGGCATTTAGAGGTGACGATGCAGAAGTTAATACAATGAGAGTTGTTGGAACCTA TGGATACATGTCACCGGAATATGCTATGAATGGGACGTTCTCAATGAAATCTGATGTATTTAGTTTTGGTATATTGATACTTGAGATCATAAATGGTAGAAGGAATAGAGGTGTTCATAACTCTCCATTCCATATGACTCTTCTTGATCAT GTATGGAACTTGTGGAAAGATGGTGAAGCATTGAAGTTTGTCGACGAATCAATTGTACATTTGTTTGTAACAAGCGAGGTGTTGAGTTGTATAAAATGTGGACTTTTATGTGTCCAAGAGCGACCGACAGATAGACCAACAATGAATAGAGTATTAAAAATGCTAGACATTGATGTTTCACTTTTGCCAGAACCAAGTCCGCCTGGATTTGTAAATTTAAGAGGCCCTTTGGAGTTTGAATCCTCATCAACAAGTAAATCATACTTCGTAATGAATGATGTTTCATGA